DNA from Desulfarculus baarsii DSM 2075:
CCCCGCACCCCCCGCAAAAAACTTTGGCGCGTCCGTTTGGTTTACGCCTGCGGCGCAAACCAAACGGACGCGGCGAAAAATATTTGAGCGCGAGGTCGCCGGGGCGACCGGAGCCAGGCAACTATAGAGTTTTTTGGGAAGGGGTGCGGGGAAACCCTTTTTTGCAAAAAAGGGTTTCCCCGCGATCTCCCCTCTCCTCCCTCCCCAAAAGGAGCCAAATCATGACGCTATTCACCAAACCGGGTTGCGAGAAGTGCCATTACATCACCGACAAGTTTGATTTGCCGGCGTTGGGCATTCGCGAGGACATTTTGGCCCCGGACAATCCCGAGGCTTTGGCGCATCTGGCCTGGCACGAGCTGGTGGACGTGGCCGAGCGGGAGCTGCCCATTTTGGTGCTTGACGACATGAGTCACATCAGCGGGGCGATCAAGATCAAGTCGTATCTGAGCAAGCAGGCGGTCGGTGCCTGACGGGGCTGGCGCGGCGCGGCCCGAGGGGGTTGGCGCGGCGTTGCCGGCGATCAAGGGCTTTTTGGAGACCAGCTTTGTCGATTGGCGGGGCTGCATCGCGGCGGTGCTTTTTTTGCCGGGCTGCAATTTTGCCTGCCCCTATTGCCACAACCACGCCCTGGCTGTCGAGCCCGAAAGCTATCAGACCCGGCCGCTGGAGGATGTGCTGGCGCGCCTGCGGCCCTTCGTGGGCTGGATCGACGGCGTGGTGGTCAGCGGCGGCGAGCCCACGGTCAACCAGGGCCTGGAGCGCCTGCTGGCCCTGATCAAGGCCGAGGGTTTCGCGGTCAAGCTCGACACCAACGGCCATCGGCCCGCCGTGTTGCGTCGGCTGGTGGAGGCGGGTTTGGTGGACATGGTGGCCATGGACCTCAAGGCCCCGCTGGAGGCGCTGGCCTATCGCCGGGCGGCCGGGGTGGCGGCGGATGTGGCGCGCATCGGCCAGAGCGTGGATTTTTTGATCCACAGCGGCGTGGCCCACGAGTTTCGCTCGACGATCATACCCGGCTGGCACGGCCCGGCCGAGCTGGCGGCCATGGCCCAGGCCCTGCGCGGTTGCCAAGGTTGGACGCTGCAAGCCATGAACCCGGCCACGGCCTGGAACCAGGCGGCCCTGCCGTTGGCCGGCGGGGTCTATGCCGCCGACGATCTGGCCCGTTTGCAGGCCAGCCTGGCCGACGCCGTCGGGCGGCGCTAGGAGCCGTTGGTCGTGGCCGCCCTGCGCCTGATCGTCTTTGACAGCGGCGAAGGCGTGTGCCTTTTTTTGCGCCTGCCCGGTGGCCGGCGGATGCTCATCGACAGCGGCGTCCGGCCCAGCGGCAAGGCGCTTGGTTTTTTGCGCCGGCGGGGCGAGGTGGGCCCCTTGCGGCCGCTGGACGAATATCTGCGCCCGGCCTGTGGCCAGCCCGACATCCACCAATGGTTGGCCGTGTTGTGTTTGGTGCGCGGGCTGGTCTTGCGGCCCGGCGGTTCGTGGGTGTTCTGGCAGGGCCTGGCCAGCGACGAGAGCGGCTTCAGCCTGCGGGCCCACGTCATGCCCAGGGCCAGGGTGGCCCAGCCGCCGCTGGACATCTTTCCCCAACCGCCCATGCTGGTCTTGGGCCTGCAACCCGAGGAAATCCTGGACCTGGGCGGGCCGCCCGGGGCCTGGGTCTGCAACAGTTCATTGGCCGCGCGCCTGGGCCCCGCGCCGGACGGCGGCCGTCAATTGCTGGTGGGTGGCGATCTGCGCGCGGCGGCCTGGCAACGGCTGCTGGCCGATGGCGAGACCAGGCGGCTGGTGGGCGGGGTTTCGGGTTACGCCGCCGGCGAGCCGGCCGCCGGCCACGATCTGGGTCGTGGCCTGGTGATGGCCTGCCTGCCCTGGTTGCTGCTGGGCTGGCGCGAGGCCCAAGAACCCTGGCCGGCCGAGGATGGCGACGAGGCCTGGCGACGGCCGCTCGGCACCAGGCCCATGGCCGAGCTGCAAATCGACGTGGACGAGGGCGGCCAGATGCTGGTGCGTGGCCAAAGGGGAGAAGACAACGGCCTGGCGTGGAGCGGCTTGGCCCGGCCGCCTCACGACGAGGCCCTGCCCGCGCCATGGCCCCTGCGGCGGGCCCTGGCCGGCTCGGCCGAAGGGGATTGGTGATGGAGCGCGATCTGCCGTTGGAGCTTATCGAGCGGGTCTGGCAAAAGGCGCGGCCCGCGCCGCGACTGGACCCGGACAGCGTGCGCCAGGATTGCTTTGGGGCCTGGATCTACCGCCACGCCTTTGGTGATCGGGCCTCGGCCTATGGCTGGGATCTGGACTACATCGTGCCGCCCGACTGCGGCGGCCGTGGCGAGTTGGACAACCTGCGGCCCCTGCAATGGCAAAACAGCCTGATGCGTGGCCTGGGCCGCCTGACCAGGCCGGTCTCGGCCCTGGGCCTGGGCAACGCCCTGCTGATCATCGACTAGGCCGCGATCATCTCCGCGATCATCCCCGCATCGGCCAAAACCAGCCCCGCGCCGGCGGCGCATAGCGCGGCGGCGTCGCTACGACCGCTGGTCAGGCCCAGGCAGAAACAGCCGGCGGCCCGGCCGGCGCTCATGTCGGTGGGGTGATCGCCGATCATCCAGGCCTGGGCCGGCCAAACGCCAAGGCGCTCCAGGGCCGCCAGCACGTGGGCCGGGTCCGGCTTGGGCCGGGGCGCGGCCTCGCGGGGCAAAAACGCCTGGCAGTGGGCGTCGATGTCGGGGAAAACCCGCCTGATGGCCGCCGCGCAGTTGCGGCTGACAATGGCCACGGCCAGGCCTTCCCGCCGCAGGCCGGCCAACAACGGCCGGCAGAAATCGAACAAGCGGCCCCTTGCGGCCGCTTCGACCTCCACCTGGCGGATGACTTCCTCGGCCTGGGCGGCGAAACCGTCGCCCAGGGCGTTGGCGACCCGGCCCACGACCTCCAGCAGATAGCCCGCCGGCCACGGCCCGGCAAAACCCATGCGCCGGGCCAGGGCCTCGACCTGGCGGGCCATCAGGCCAAAATCGATGTTCAGCTCGGCCAGGGTGCCGTCAAAGTCAAAGACCAGGGCCAGGGGCCGGTTCATGCGCCCCGGCCGAATCCGCAGAAGGGGAAGCGACAGCCGCCGGGGCAGTCGCGGCAAAAACCGCCGTGGGCCAGGGCGGCCATGTCGGCGCGGTCGGGGCTTTGGCCGGCCAGGACTCGTGGCAGGATCACGTCGAGGATGGTCGTGGGGTGATAGAGCGCGCAGGCCGGCACGCCCAGCACCGGCACGAGGCCGTGGGGCCCGGCCAGCTTGCCCACCAGAAACATCGCCCCCGGCAGTATCGGCGCGCCATAGACCAGATCCAGCCCGCCGGCGTCGACGATGGCGTGGCGGGTGACGTCGTCGGGATCGACGCTCATGCCGGCGGTGGTGATGATCAGCTCGGCCCCGTCGGCCAACAGCGAGCGGATGGCCCCGGCCACGGCGGCGCGGTCGTCGGGGGCGATCTTGACGCCCAACGCCGAGGCCCCCAACTCGGCCAGCTTTTTGCGCACCACCGGCGCGAAGCCGTCCTGGATCAAACCCGAGGCCACCTCGTTGCCGGTGACGACGATGCCCGTTCGCGCCGGCTTGATGGGCGCGACCTCGATCAACCCGCCTTGGGCCACTTCCACGGCCCTGGCGATGTTTTGGCGTAACGGCGTCAGCGGGATGGCCCTGGTGCCGGCCACGGGTTGGCCTTTTTTCACCGGCGTGTGGCGGTGGATGGTGGCGCACATCACTTCATCGACCAGATTGAAGCTGGTCAGGCGCTCCACGTCGACCATGAACAGGCCGTCGCGGTCGGCCAAAAGGGTGATCTTGCCCTCGCGGGGCGGCCCACCCAAACAGACGCCCGGCCCGGCCAGGGCCTGGGCCAGCAGGCCGGCGGCCTCGTCCTCGTGCATCTGCTCGGGGCCGATATCCAGCACGTAAAGATTGCGTTTGCCCATGGCCGCCAGGCGCTCCAGATCCTCGGCGCGCACCACGTGGCCCTTGCGAAAGGCCGGGCCCTTGGCCTTGCCGGGCACGATCTCCGTAACGTCGTGGGCCAGAATCAGGCCCACGGCCTGCTCCAGGGGCACGATGCGCCCGCTGGGCCCGTTGGCGCATTGTTGTCCGCAGTCGCCGCTCATGATCGATCATCTCCGGGCGCGGGGGAAAAGTACGCTTGGCCGGCGCAGACCGCGCAGAGGTTCTGGCCCGCCACCCGGCGCATCTGGCCCGAGCGCACCAAAACGCCACAGCGTTGGCAGGGGATTTTTTCCGGCCGCGCGCCGGGCCGTTCGTTGGGCTCCAGGTCGATGCGCACCCACGACGCCTCGAAGAGCACGTCGTCGGGCATGAGCCGATAGGCGGCCTCCTGCACGGCGCTGGGTTTGGTCAGGCCGGCCGGGGCGTAGTCGCGCGCCAGCTCCTTGGATTGCTCGCGGTTGACCACGCGCACGGCCCGGCCGTCGGTCAGGTCCAGAAACGAGACGGCCAGCAGGCCCAGGTTGATCATCTTGAGCGAGCCGCGGCCGAAACGCAGGCCCGTGGCCGCGGCCACGGCGTCGGCCAGGCAGCGCTCCACCTCGACAAATCCCACGATGTTTTTGATCTCGGGCATGCCCAGCGGGCAGCCGTAGCCTAAAAGCCCCAGGCCCAAAATAGACATGCGCACGCCGATGACCTGGCCGGAACAGAGGTGGCCATGGCTGCGCGCCGAGGCCTCGACCAGGGCGTCGACCAAGGCGCGGGGTGGCGTCTGGCCCGGGGGAATGGCGATGGTTTGCGGCATGGGCGCGACGGTCACTTGACGCGGTGGATGGAGCTGACCCGGCCGTGGGCCCGCAGGGCTTCGCGGCCAGCCACGGGCGGGGCGGTGGTGATGGGCAGCGGCATGGCGCGCAGGCGCGGCGTCACCGCCGCGCACAGGCCCACCAACTCGCCCAGGGGGTGACGACCGACCCTGGGCCAGGGCCAGGTGACCGCGCTGGACCAGGTGGTGGGCACTGGACCCAGAACCTCGCGCACCAGGCGACGCAGGCCCAACAGGCCGATGGGCCGGCCCGTCAGCACCGGGTGCTTGCGGCCCAACCAGCGGGCGATCTGGGCGCTGGGGTCGAAGGGGTTGGCGCTGATCACGCAGACCCGGCTGGCGGCCACCCGCGCGGCCTCGGCCAGAACCTGGGCGCGGCGCTCGGTCAGCTCCAGGGTGTTGACCAGCACCACGGCGTCGAACTCGTTGTCGTCGAAGGGCAGATCGTGGGCGTCGCCCTTGACGATGCGCGCCCGCCCGCCCAGGCGTTGGGAGGCCAGCTTGGCCGCCACCGGCCCGGCCTCCAGGCCCTGGCAGAACATGCCCCGCTCGTGCAGGTGCTCCAGATGCGCGCCCAGGCCGCAACCCACGTCCAACACCCGCCAGCCAGGCGTGAAGTCGAGGATCTGGTCGAGCAGGGCGCAACTGGCCCGCAGATATTGAGCCCCGGCCGGGGTCTCCAGCCAGGCTTCGTATTGGGCGGTCTCCTGCGCTTCGAATATCTTGTCCATGTCGCTAAGGATATAACCATCGGCCCCCTTGGGCAAGCCCGAGGCGACGGCCAAGGGCAATATCCCGCCGGCCTATCCGGCCAGGTTGCCGGCCCTGTGGCGCGGCTGGCCCGGTTTGTGGTATTTTTAGGCGCGGAAAGGGCAGCCATGCAACGAAGACGCAAAAGCAAGCGCGGGCCGACGTTCCTGGCCAGGGAGCTGGACTACGCCGAGGTCCGTTGCCACCGCCACCTGGATTGCGGGCTCTACAACGCCTGCCTGGGCCTGGTTTCGGCCCGGCGCTGGACGTCTTTTTCCTGCCGCCAGTGCGAGCTGTTCCCCGACGGCGCGCCGAGCATCCCCCGTGGCCCGGCCGAGGTGCTCTCCATGCCCGTGGGCTCGACCCGCTGATCATCCGGCCAGCGTTGCGCGCCGCCGTCCGCGAAAACGTCGCCTAGTCCTGGCCGTCCTCGTCGTCGATGGGGCCGTGGCGGCGGTCCAGCCGATAAAGCAAGCCATAGATCTTCTCGCGCCAGATCCACACCGGGGCCACCATGGCCAGACTGATGGCCAGCAGCAGGCCCAGGCTCCAATATTGCTCGTTGTAGACCAGCGCGCCCTGGAGGCTCAGCATCAGCGTGCCGGGGATGCGCCCCACCGACGAAAGCACCATGAACACCGCCCAGTGCATGGGCGAAAGCCCCAGCACATAGCACAGCACGTCCTTGGGAAAGCCCGGAAAAACAAAAAAAATGAAGCTGAGGATGACGCCTTGGCGCTCCATCAACTCGGCGGTCTTGGCCAGATAGGCCGGCGGGGCCAGGCGCTCGACCAGGCCGCGGCCCAGCAGCCGGGCCAGGAAAAAGTTGATCCACGAGCCCAGGGCCAGGCTGATGGTGGAGTAGATCGCCGATTGCCACCAGCCAAAGACATAGCCGCCCGCCGCGCCGACAAGCTCGCCGGGGATGGGCGAAAAGACCACCTGGGCCACCTGAAAGCCCATGAACACCAGCGGCGCCCAGGCGCCGTAATCCTGAATGCGCTGGCGGAAGGTCTCGCGGTCGGCCAGCATCGCCCACATGCGCTGACAAAAGGCCCACATGGGCTCCCAATAAAGCCACGTCAGCAGGCCCACCGCCAGCAGCAGGGCCACGGCCAGGGCCGGCCGCCAGAGCGGGCGACGCGGCGTTGGGATTTTGGGCGGATCGGCGCTCAAGCTTCGTTTTTCAGGCTGGGCTGACCGGTGGACTCCAGCACCGCCCGCCACAGGCCGCCACAGGGGTCGATCTTTTTGCGGTGGCAGATCGCCAGCGGGATCGGCGCGTGGACATAGTGGTTGTTCCACAGCGAGATGAGCAGGCCCGTGCGGCCGCTCATGCCGGCGTGCACGGCGTGGTGGCCCAGAAAGCCGGTGAAGATGCGGTCGCCGCTGTTGGCCGGCACCGAGCGCACCATGTAGGACGGATCGATGTATTTTTGGTTGAGCTCGACGCCCTGGTCGGCGAAGTGGGCGCTGAAGCGGTCGCGCAGATAGGTGCCGATGTCGCCCAGGCGCACGTTGCCGGAGGGGTCTTTTTCGGCGTGGTCGGTGTGAAAAAATTTCTGGCCCGCGCCCTCGGCCACCACCACCACGGCGTGGCCTCGGGCGGTCATGCGGTTGTTGAGGGCCTGTAGCAGGCCGTTGGGGCCGTCCAGGTCGAAGTCGACCTCGGGCACCAGGCAGAAGTTGACCTCGGTCAGGGCCAGGGTGGCGTGGGCGGCCACGAAGCCGCTGTGCCGACCCATCAGCTTGACCAGGCCCAGGCCGTTGGGCGCGCCCTCGGCCTCGTTGTGGGCCCCCAGGATGGCCCGGGTGGCCGCCTCCACGGCGGTCTGGAAGCCGAAGGTCATCTCGACGAAGCAGATGTCGTTGTCGATGGTCTTGGGGATGGCCACCAGGCCGATCTTGAGGCCTCGGTTGGTGATCTCCTGGTGGATGCTCTGGGCCGCGTGCAGGGTGCCGTCGCCGCCGATCATGAACAGCAGGCCGATGTTCTGGCGTTCGAGGGTGTCGACGATCTCGTCCATGGGTTGGGGGCCGCGGCTCATGCCCAGAAAAGAGCCGCCCCGGCCGTGGATGCTCTGGACGGTCTTGGGGTTGAGGTCGATGAAATCGTGGCCGTAGGAGGGGATGAAGCCCTGCAAGCCGTAGCGCACGCCGACGATGTTGCGCACGCCATACATATAATAAAGCTGCAAGACGATCGAGCGCACCAGCGAGTTGATGCCCGGGCACATGCCGCCGCAGGTGACGATGGCCGCCTTGAGCTTGGTGGGGTCGAAGTAGATGTGGCGGCGCGGCCCGGCTTTTTCCAGGCTGGCCGGCAGGTTGCCATCGGCGTCCGGCTCGCAGCTGTAGGGGTTGATCAAAACGCGGGCGCTGTCGTCGTCGAGGAAGGTGAAGCCGCGCTTTTCGGGCGCTTTCATTGTGGTCAGGGGGTTGACGATCTTGGCCGGGCCCAGGGCGGGGATGAGGGTGTCCTCGGGCCTTACGGTGTGTTTGATCTCGTTCACGGCGCGACTCCGTTTGAGGCGGCGGATGACTGCGAGCAGGGTAGCATCGGCCAAATTGGCGGTCAAGCGCGGCGGCGCTTTACAAATATAGCGATTGTGCTACGATTCTATCGCTAAAATTATACACTATGCGGCCGACCGGCCGAGACAATCGGAGCGAAAACATGGCGACTCAGTTCACCGTTGAAGGCGTGCGCCGCGTCACTTTCGGCTGCGGCAGCGCCGCCTCGCTGGGTGAGGAAGTCAAGCTGCTGGGCGGCCGCAAGGCCCTGGTGGTCTTGGATCCGTCCCTGGCCAAGTTGGGCGTGGCCGCCCCGGCCCTGGACGCCCTCGACAAAGCCGGCGTCGAGGCCGTGATCTACAGCGACATCACCCGCGAGCCCGAGCCCGCCGAGGCCGACGCCGCCGCCGCCCTGGGCCGCGACAACGCCGTCGACGTGGTGGTGGGCATCGGCGGCGGCAGCGCCCTCGACCTGGCCAAGGCCGCCGGCGTGCTGATCACCAACCAGGGCCAGTGCACCGACTATGTCGGGCTGGAGCTGGTCAAGACGCCGGGCAAGCCCGTGATCTGCCTGCCCACCACCGCCGGCACCGGCAGCGAGGTCACCTTCACCGCCGTCTTCACCCGCCGCGCCGACAAGTTCAAAGGCGGCATCAACGGCCGGCTGCTCTACCCCCACATGGCCATCCTCGACCCCGAGCTGACCGTCAGTTGCCCGCCCTACATCAGCGCCATCACCGGCATGGACGCCCTGACCCACGCCATGGAGGCCTACACCAGCCGCGCCGCCCACGCCCTCAGCGACCACAACGCCCTGGCGGCCATCGAGCTCATCGGCGGCAGCCTGCGCCA
Protein-coding regions in this window:
- a CDS encoding anaerobic ribonucleoside-triphosphate reductase activating protein — protein: MPDGAGAARPEGVGAALPAIKGFLETSFVDWRGCIAAVLFLPGCNFACPYCHNHALAVEPESYQTRPLEDVLARLRPFVGWIDGVVVSGGEPTVNQGLERLLALIKAEGFAVKLDTNGHRPAVLRRLVEAGLVDMVAMDLKAPLEALAYRRAAGVAADVARIGQSVDFLIHSGVAHEFRSTIIPGWHGPAELAAMAQALRGCQGWTLQAMNPATAWNQAALPLAGGVYAADDLARLQASLADAVGRR
- a CDS encoding HAD family hydrolase produces the protein MNRPLALVFDFDGTLAELNIDFGLMARQVEALARRMGFAGPWPAGYLLEVVGRVANALGDGFAAQAEEVIRQVEVEAAARGRLFDFCRPLLAGLRREGLAVAIVSRNCAAAIRRVFPDIDAHCQAFLPREAAPRPKPDPAHVLAALERLGVWPAQAWMIGDHPTDMSAGRAAGCFCLGLTSGRSDAAALCAAGAGLVLADAGMIAEMIAA
- a CDS encoding molybdopterin-binding protein, producing the protein MSGDCGQQCANGPSGRIVPLEQAVGLILAHDVTEIVPGKAKGPAFRKGHVVRAEDLERLAAMGKRNLYVLDIGPEQMHEDEAAGLLAQALAGPGVCLGGPPREGKITLLADRDGLFMVDVERLTSFNLVDEVMCATIHRHTPVKKGQPVAGTRAIPLTPLRQNIARAVEVAQGGLIEVAPIKPARTGIVVTGNEVASGLIQDGFAPVVRKKLAELGASALGVKIAPDDRAAVAGAIRSLLADGAELIITTAGMSVDPDDVTRHAIVDAGGLDLVYGAPILPGAMFLVGKLAGPHGLVPVLGVPACALYHPTTILDVILPRVLAGQSPDRADMAALAHGGFCRDCPGGCRFPFCGFGRGA
- a CDS encoding FmdE family protein, which encodes MPQTIAIPPGQTPPRALVDALVEASARSHGHLCSGQVIGVRMSILGLGLLGYGCPLGMPEIKNIVGFVEVERCLADAVAAATGLRFGRGSLKMINLGLLAVSFLDLTDGRAVRVVNREQSKELARDYAPAGLTKPSAVQEAAYRLMPDDVLFEASWVRIDLEPNERPGARPEKIPCQRCGVLVRSGQMRRVAGQNLCAVCAGQAYFSPAPGDDRS
- a CDS encoding class I SAM-dependent methyltransferase; amino-acid sequence: MAVASGLPKGADGYILSDMDKIFEAQETAQYEAWLETPAGAQYLRASCALLDQILDFTPGWRVLDVGCGLGAHLEHLHERGMFCQGLEAGPVAAKLASQRLGGRARIVKGDAHDLPFDDNEFDAVVLVNTLELTERRAQVLAEAARVAASRVCVISANPFDPSAQIARWLGRKHPVLTGRPIGLLGLRRLVREVLGPVPTTWSSAVTWPWPRVGRHPLGELVGLCAAVTPRLRAMPLPITTAPPVAGREALRAHGRVSSIHRVK
- a CDS encoding TVP38/TMEM64 family protein, whose translation is MSADPPKIPTPRRPLWRPALAVALLLAVGLLTWLYWEPMWAFCQRMWAMLADRETFRQRIQDYGAWAPLVFMGFQVAQVVFSPIPGELVGAAGGYVFGWWQSAIYSTISLALGSWINFFLARLLGRGLVERLAPPAYLAKTAELMERQGVILSFIFFVFPGFPKDVLCYVLGLSPMHWAVFMVLSSVGRIPGTLMLSLQGALVYNEQYWSLGLLLAISLAMVAPVWIWREKIYGLLYRLDRRHGPIDDEDGQD
- a CDS encoding ATP-dependent 6-phosphofructokinase gives rise to the protein MNEIKHTVRPEDTLIPALGPAKIVNPLTTMKAPEKRGFTFLDDDSARVLINPYSCEPDADGNLPASLEKAGPRRHIYFDPTKLKAAIVTCGGMCPGINSLVRSIVLQLYYMYGVRNIVGVRYGLQGFIPSYGHDFIDLNPKTVQSIHGRGGSFLGMSRGPQPMDEIVDTLERQNIGLLFMIGGDGTLHAAQSIHQEITNRGLKIGLVAIPKTIDNDICFVEMTFGFQTAVEAATRAILGAHNEAEGAPNGLGLVKLMGRHSGFVAAHATLALTEVNFCLVPEVDFDLDGPNGLLQALNNRMTARGHAVVVVAEGAGQKFFHTDHAEKDPSGNVRLGDIGTYLRDRFSAHFADQGVELNQKYIDPSYMVRSVPANSGDRIFTGFLGHHAVHAGMSGRTGLLISLWNNHYVHAPIPLAICHRKKIDPCGGLWRAVLESTGQPSLKNEA
- a CDS encoding iron-containing alcohol dehydrogenase, with translation MATQFTVEGVRRVTFGCGSAASLGEEVKLLGGRKALVVLDPSLAKLGVAAPALDALDKAGVEAVIYSDITREPEPAEADAAAALGRDNAVDVVVGIGGGSALDLAKAAGVLITNQGQCTDYVGLELVKTPGKPVICLPTTAGTGSEVTFTAVFTRRADKFKGGINGRLLYPHMAILDPELTVSCPPYISAITGMDALTHAMEAYTSRAAHALSDHNALAAIELIGGSLRQAVAHGENIQARSEMLLGAYLAGLALAQAGVGAVHAMAYPLGAFYDIPHGEANAVLLPYVLRHNIMACPERFAAMANALAELPGDMSTRDAAYACLHEVMDLSEDVGIPATLKELNVPQASVPEMAKKAMTVARPIANNPRKVCAEDLEEIYHQAFGE